From the genome of Candidatus Binatia bacterium, one region includes:
- a CDS encoding lysophospholipid acyltransferase family protein, whose product MTVPDDASRETPALARILLRIALGLAGRIPPSFANAASAAVASLEYRLSPTRREAVHANLREIARAGHPLLARPADRERCARSVFRAYHRHLAEFLGQGRLSPSAWDARFRFEGTEHLYRAAAAGRGAVIAASHLGNWELGGLALARLGFRVHVVTGTQWNPLLHGAVRELKERSGIAVSTPEDGFTPLIATLRQGGLVVLLVDGDVYTRGLTARFFGRAVSFPAGPALLARRAGAPLLHAHAAREAGGHRVVFDGADLPDRAIPLGRDLERLTARVAAAQERNIAAHVGEWCIFRPFFGASGAPADAA is encoded by the coding sequence GTGACGGTCCCCGACGACGCCTCACGAGAAACGCCGGCACTCGCCCGCATCCTCCTCCGCATCGCGCTCGGCCTGGCGGGCCGGATTCCACCCTCGTTCGCCAACGCCGCCTCCGCGGCCGTCGCCTCGCTCGAGTACCGCCTGAGCCCGACGCGGCGCGAAGCGGTGCACGCGAACCTCCGGGAGATCGCGCGCGCGGGGCATCCCCTGCTCGCGCGCCCCGCGGACCGGGAGCGCTGCGCGCGGTCCGTCTTTCGCGCCTATCATCGCCACCTCGCCGAGTTCCTCGGCCAGGGCCGCCTTTCGCCGAGCGCGTGGGACGCGCGCTTCCGCTTCGAGGGGACCGAGCACCTCTACCGGGCCGCGGCCGCGGGACGGGGTGCCGTGATCGCGGCATCGCACCTGGGCAACTGGGAGCTTGGCGGCCTGGCCCTCGCCCGGCTCGGCTTTCGCGTCCACGTGGTCACCGGGACCCAGTGGAACCCGCTGCTCCACGGCGCGGTGCGCGAGCTGAAGGAACGCTCCGGCATCGCGGTGAGCACGCCCGAAGACGGGTTCACCCCGCTGATCGCGACGCTGCGTCAGGGCGGGCTCGTGGTGCTGCTCGTGGACGGCGACGTCTACACGAGGGGCCTGACCGCGCGGTTCTTCGGGCGCGCCGTTTCCTTTCCCGCCGGCCCGGCGCTCCTGGCACGCCGCGCGGGCGCGCCGCTCCTCCACGCGCATGCGGCGCGGGAAGCGGGCGGGCACCGCGTCGTTTTCGACGGCGCCGATCTCCCCGACCGCGCGATTCCGCTCGGGCGCGATCTGGAGCGCCTGACCGCGCGGGTCGCCGCGGCGCAGGAGCGGAACATCGCCGCGCACGTGGGCGAATGGTGCATCTTCCGCCCCTTCTTCGGAGCCTCGGGGGCGCCGGCCGATGCCGCTTAG